A region of Malaciobacter marinus DNA encodes the following proteins:
- a CDS encoding glycoside hydrolase family 3 N-terminal domain-containing protein has translation MRNIFLFFFVFFNLNVFANSLDENLVKKQIAKMLIVGFDKAKIDNSSQIVKDIKKYQLGGVILFDKNLQDKSKSKNIISFEQVKKLTQSLQNLVDYELIISIDQEGGKVQRLKKEYGFIETLSANDISKLSLNKVRQEYKSLALQLSELGINLNFAPVVDLAINPNNKVITKLNRAYSTNVNEVVKYAKILIQEQEKNKVTSVLKHFPGHGSSLEDSHNGFVDITNSWNKIELEPYKKLIKQNSVDMIMTAHVFNKNLDENYPATLSYKVNTKLLRKKLGFQGIIISDDLQMKAISKHYSLNEVVRLTINSGVNILLFGNQLAKYKTTDIINTIYEEVEKGNIAYEKIIQSNKKIKNYLFRK, from the coding sequence ATGAGAAATATTTTTCTATTTTTCTTTGTTTTCTTTAATTTAAATGTTTTTGCAAACTCTTTGGATGAAAACTTAGTTAAAAAACAAATTGCAAAGATGTTAATTGTTGGTTTTGATAAGGCAAAAATAGATAATTCTTCTCAAATAGTTAAAGATATAAAAAAGTATCAACTTGGTGGAGTGATACTATTTGATAAAAATTTACAAGATAAGAGTAAATCTAAAAATATTATCTCTTTTGAACAAGTAAAGAAATTAACTCAAAGCTTACAAAATTTAGTAGATTATGAGCTTATTATTAGTATTGATCAAGAGGGTGGAAAAGTTCAAAGATTAAAAAAAGAGTATGGTTTTATAGAAACTTTAAGTGCAAATGATATTTCAAAATTATCATTAAATAAAGTAAGACAAGAGTATAAAAGTTTAGCTTTACAACTAAGTGAATTAGGAATTAATTTAAATTTTGCACCAGTAGTTGATTTGGCAATTAACCCAAATAATAAAGTTATAACAAAATTAAATAGAGCATATTCAACTAATGTAAATGAAGTAGTAAAATATGCAAAAATATTAATACAAGAACAAGAAAAAAATAAAGTAACTAGTGTTCTTAAACATTTTCCAGGGCATGGTTCTTCTTTAGAGGATTCTCATAATGGGTTCGTTGATATTACTAATAGTTGGAATAAAATTGAGTTAGAACCATACAAAAAATTAATTAAACAAAATAGTGTAGATATGATAATGACAGCACATGTTTTTAATAAAAATCTTGATGAGAATTATCCTGCGACTTTATCATACAAAGTCAATACAAAATTATTAAGAAAAAAATTGGGATTTCAAGGAATTATTATAAGTGATGATTTACAAATGAAAGCAATATCAAAACACTATAGTTTAAATGAAGTTGTAAGACTTACTATAAATTCAGGTGTAAATATACTATTATTTGGCAATCAATTAGCAAAATATAAAACAACTGATATTATAAATACTATTTATGAAGAAGTAGAAAAAGGAAATATAGCTTATGAAAAGATTATACAATCAAATAAAAAAATAAAAAACTATTTATTTAGAAAATAA
- a CDS encoding DUF4153 domain-containing protein: protein MFNIKSFTNSISKELFFRFPLVFIFMILCFFLAVFENNQIYLLEQKLQGKLFLSSFILIGFTLATYLYLERKSLDKIKKISFFLVSLLIVYLGVFTYEDSLLYLIFAAYLSITFSNFSNIKNSNYSILSFNMQVTNSVVFAFFSSFILGIGIKVILLTLKYLFSLTFFDLISDEMMIFISIIIFPTLVLANIPKNIEPLKNSLKLKKAVELLIKNILTPLILIYTIILYAYFIKIIIIQELPKGDLSWMICIFLSLSILVKAFLKSIKEQSIFTNFIDKYFIYLMIAPIIFLDIAIYIRVSEYGVTQLRYCLIILSIWFSFLIVLEFIKKQFCIKSSLVSMFLLLLVASITPLSSSNISLNSQFNRFKIVIEKYEVFNDKTKYNLKDLSLKKRVELTSIISYLSRSKKGMQFLNEFFNKNFKTKFEVFKYINMKEAYSYNLKREKSKYVQEFNLYNLAYDSKGYDYVLNLASSNNNEKEYKLDDAKLKIVLKDSILNLKIDNNTISFDLKEIVKNWAKKNIKKIDNSNYKETIFIRKNKNIEYKLNIQSLSINEKEDNIKVDYINSILMIRR, encoded by the coding sequence ATGTTTAATATAAAAAGCTTTACTAACTCTATATCTAAAGAGCTATTTTTTAGATTTCCTCTTGTTTTCATATTTATGATTTTATGTTTTTTCCTTGCAGTATTTGAGAATAATCAAATCTATTTATTAGAACAAAAACTTCAAGGTAAATTATTTTTGAGTAGTTTTATTCTTATTGGATTTACTTTAGCAACTTATTTATATTTAGAAAGGAAAAGTTTAGATAAGATAAAGAAAATCTCATTTTTCTTAGTATCTTTACTTATTGTATATTTAGGCGTTTTTACATATGAAGATTCACTTTTATATCTTATTTTTGCAGCTTATTTAAGTATTACTTTTTCAAACTTTTCAAATATAAAAAACTCAAACTATTCAATATTATCTTTTAATATGCAAGTTACTAATAGTGTAGTTTTTGCTTTTTTTAGCTCTTTTATTTTAGGTATAGGAATAAAGGTGATACTTTTAACATTAAAGTATCTATTTTCACTTACTTTTTTTGATTTAATTAGTGATGAAATGATGATTTTTATAAGTATAATTATATTTCCTACTTTAGTTTTAGCAAATATTCCCAAAAATATTGAGCCTTTAAAAAATAGTTTAAAATTAAAAAAAGCAGTAGAACTTTTAATAAAAAATATTTTAACACCTTTGATTTTAATATATACTATTATTTTATATGCATATTTTATAAAAATTATCATAATTCAAGAGTTGCCAAAAGGTGATTTGTCTTGGATGATTTGTATATTTTTAAGTTTATCAATTTTAGTAAAAGCTTTTTTGAAATCTATAAAAGAGCAATCTATTTTTACAAATTTTATTGATAAATATTTTATTTATTTAATGATAGCTCCAATAATATTTTTGGATATTGCAATTTATATAAGAGTTAGTGAATATGGAGTTACACAATTAAGATATTGCTTAATTATTTTATCTATTTGGTTTAGTTTTTTAATTGTTTTAGAGTTTATAAAAAAGCAATTTTGTATAAAAAGTAGTTTAGTATCAATGTTTTTACTTTTATTAGTTGCTTCTATTACGCCTTTGAGTTCATCAAATATATCTTTAAATTCTCAATTTAATAGATTTAAAATAGTTATTGAAAAATATGAAGTTTTTAATGATAAAACAAAATATAACTTAAAAGATTTGAGTTTAAAAAAACGAGTTGAATTAACTTCGATTATTAGTTATTTATCAAGAAGTAAAAAAGGAATGCAATTTTTAAATGAGTTTTTTAATAAAAACTTTAAAACAAAATTTGAAGTGTTTAAATATATAAATATGAAAGAAGCTTACTCTTATAATTTAAAAAGAGAAAAAAGTAAGTATGTACAGGAGTTTAATTTATATAATCTAGCATATGATTCAAAGGGATATGATTATGTCTTAAATTTAGCTAGTAGTAATAATAATGAAAAAGAGTATAAACTAGATGATGCAAAATTGAAAATAGTCTTAAAAGATTCTATTTTAAATCTTAAGATTGATAATAATACTATAAGCTTTGATTTAAAAGAAATAGTAAAAAACTGGGCTAAAAAAAATATTAAAAAAATAGATAACTCAAACTACAAAGAAACTATTTTTATAAGAAAAAATAAAAATATAGAGTATAAATTGAATATTCAATCTTTAAGTATCAATGAAAAAGAAGATAATATTAAAGTTGATTATATAAACTCTATTTTGATGATAAGAAGATAA
- a CDS encoding DUF2721 domain-containing protein: MNTLNIAITTPALLFPAISLLLLAYTNRFLTTGQLIRGLSANARDGKVPKASKQIRSLKKRVSLIKQMQIYGVFSLILCTISMFFLFLELNFLGEVLFGLSLVSMTLSLFIALVEISISVNAINYELEGIKKFSRSHKKDDKKQTHENHEEDEEKNS; the protein is encoded by the coding sequence ATGAATACATTAAATATAGCGATTACTACTCCAGCATTATTATTTCCAGCTATATCTTTACTTTTATTAGCTTATACTAATAGATTTTTAACAACAGGACAACTAATTAGAGGCTTAAGTGCAAATGCACGAGATGGAAAAGTTCCAAAAGCCTCTAAACAAATTAGAAGTTTAAAAAAAAGAGTCTCATTAATAAAACAGATGCAAATTTATGGAGTATTTTCTTTAATACTTTGTACAATTTCTATGTTTTTTCTTTTCTTAGAATTAAATTTTTTAGGTGAAGTACTTTTTGGGCTTAGTTTAGTTTCGATGACTTTATCTTTATTTATTGCACTTGTTGAGATCTCAATATCTGTAAATGCAATAAATTATGAATTAGAAGGAATAAAAAAATTCTCGCGTTCTCATAAGAAAGATGATAAAAAACAAACTCATGAGAACCATGAAGAAGATGAAGAAAAAAATTCTTAA
- a CDS encoding 3'-5' exonuclease has protein sequence MIILDFETNSKSVGDVIEVAAVKIDANLNILDKFHRYYLSRYSLNPYSFAVHRLTPEMIMEYRKDKNYSSYFTEDEDFYEFCENSDTLIAHNISFELRHLNKKVYFQNQICTMKENKHIVNARNKNGNIKNPRLNETCHFYGIEFDENKHHTATYDVTKTYEILKCMHEYNKINF, from the coding sequence ATGATAATACTTGATTTTGAAACAAATAGTAAAAGTGTAGGAGATGTAATAGAAGTTGCAGCTGTAAAAATTGATGCAAATCTTAATATTTTAGATAAATTCCATAGATATTATTTATCAAGATATAGTTTAAATCCTTACTCTTTTGCAGTTCATAGATTAACTCCTGAGATGATTATGGAGTATAGAAAAGATAAAAATTACTCTTCATATTTTACAGAAGATGAAGACTTTTATGAGTTTTGTGAAAATAGTGATACCCTAATTGCTCATAATATCTCTTTTGAGTTAAGGCATTTAAATAAAAAAGTATATTTTCAAAATCAAATTTGTACAATGAAAGAGAATAAACATATTGTAAATGCAAGAAATAAAAATGGCAATATCAAGAATCCAAGACTAAATGAAACTTGCCATTTTTATGGAATAGAGTTTGATGAAAACAAGCATCACACTGCAACATATGATGTTACAAAAACATATGAAATATTAAAGTGTATGCATGAATATAATAAAATCAATTTTTAA
- a CDS encoding LysR family transcriptional regulator, whose amino-acid sequence MDSNLLKIFLSVANNRSFSKASIELNCAQSNVTARIKQLEKSIGYTLFHRFSKGIVLTDVGEKLYPYAKEIVQKVYETQQFIMHLKHEETLKIASTESNAATRIVTLLSKIDKKYPNMKLELSTGPSQELIDMLLDYKVDIAFVSGKPTNKEFMIIKEFKEELVLLKPLHKNAANNILTFKKGCTYKKHLDEYMKKQNKPYKNIEFGSLETIIGCVKMGMGITVLPIFVVDHLNFKNEVKIETLPNEFKNIHTYMICRKDNQPLITSYLKKLKL is encoded by the coding sequence ATGGATTCCAATTTATTAAAAATATTTTTAAGTGTAGCTAACAACCGTAGCTTTTCCAAAGCATCAATTGAATTAAATTGTGCTCAATCTAATGTAACAGCAAGAATAAAACAGCTTGAGAAGAGTATTGGATACACATTATTTCATAGATTTTCAAAAGGTATTGTATTAACAGATGTGGGAGAGAAATTATATCCTTATGCAAAAGAAATTGTACAAAAAGTATATGAAACCCAACAGTTTATAATGCACTTAAAACATGAAGAAACACTAAAAATTGCTTCAACAGAATCAAATGCAGCAACAAGAATAGTAACTTTACTTTCTAAAATAGATAAAAAATACCCAAATATGAAACTAGAACTTTCAACAGGTCCAAGTCAAGAATTAATTGATATGTTACTTGATTATAAAGTTGATATTGCATTTGTTAGTGGAAAACCTACAAATAAAGAGTTTATGATAATAAAAGAGTTTAAAGAAGAGTTAGTTTTACTAAAACCTTTACATAAAAATGCTGCAAATAATATATTGACTTTTAAAAAAGGTTGTACTTATAAAAAGCATTTAGACGAGTATATGAAAAAACAGAATAAGCCTTATAAAAATATAGAGTTTGGAAGTTTAGAGACAATTATTGGATGTGTAAAAATGGGGATGGGAATAACAGTACTTCCTATTTTTGTAGTAGATCACTTAAACTTTAAAAATGAAGTAAAAATAGAGACTCTTCCAAATGAATTTAAAAATATTCATACTTACATGATTTGTAGAAAAGATAATCAACCTTTGATAACTTCTTATTTAAAAAAGTTAAAATTATAA
- a CDS encoding YbfB/YjiJ family MFS transporter → MKSILNKKNNANIIVAGIFALIIGMGIARFAFTSLLPSMLENKLDISFAGLLASINYFGYLLGAIFAIFIKDVSLKVKFFRIGLFISFFSTIVLGLQTNDFVWIVSRFVAGFGSAMLMVVGSSLVMSRLNFEDKTKAMGIHFSGIGFSIVVTDILSRTVLNYSSWENAWIALSILSIILGAYSFYILDEQKNENFVKIKGKAFKIDSFVVVLIFTYFTVGIGFVVQGTFLPDIINSIEGLEGIGSNSWLLVGVAGVPSCIIWMRLASCYGSVNIILVCMVLLIVSILIPTFTSSLLLNLVSAFLYGATFIALVGLFLNLGGKIANSNPVFLMGALTSSYGIGQITAPLYSIALIKKYHNYDSTLYLTAFIMLLGVIVLYINKNKEKKYASN, encoded by the coding sequence ATGAAAAGTATTTTAAATAAAAAGAACAATGCAAATATTATTGTTGCGGGTATATTTGCACTTATTATTGGTATGGGTATTGCAAGGTTTGCTTTTACCTCACTTTTACCATCAATGTTAGAAAACAAACTTGATATTAGTTTTGCTGGATTACTTGCTTCTATTAATTATTTTGGATATTTACTTGGGGCAATCTTTGCAATTTTTATAAAAGATGTTTCTTTAAAAGTTAAATTCTTTAGAATAGGGCTATTTATATCTTTTTTTTCTACTATTGTTTTAGGTTTGCAAACAAATGATTTTGTTTGGATAGTATCAAGGTTTGTAGCAGGTTTTGGTTCTGCAATGCTTATGGTAGTTGGTTCATCTTTAGTTATGAGTCGTTTGAATTTTGAAGATAAGACAAAAGCTATGGGAATACATTTTTCAGGAATAGGATTTTCAATAGTTGTAACTGATATTTTAAGTAGAACTGTTTTAAACTACTCTTCATGGGAAAATGCATGGATAGCATTAAGTATTTTATCTATTATCTTAGGTGCATACTCATTTTATATTTTAGATGAACAGAAAAATGAAAATTTTGTAAAAATAAAAGGAAAAGCCTTTAAAATAGACTCTTTTGTTGTAGTTTTGATTTTTACATATTTTACTGTTGGAATTGGTTTTGTTGTTCAAGGAACTTTTTTACCTGATATTATTAATAGTATTGAAGGATTGGAGGGTATTGGTTCAAACTCATGGCTTTTAGTAGGAGTTGCTGGAGTTCCATCTTGCATAATTTGGATGAGACTTGCCTCTTGTTATGGAAGTGTAAATATAATACTTGTTTGTATGGTTCTTTTAATAGTAAGCATTTTAATTCCTACTTTTACATCTAGTTTGTTGCTTAATTTAGTAAGTGCATTTTTATATGGAGCTACATTTATTGCACTAGTAGGCTTGTTTTTAAATTTAGGTGGAAAAATAGCAAACTCAAATCCAGTTTTTTTAATGGGAGCTTTAACTAGTTCATATGGAATTGGGCAAATTACTGCACCTTTGTATTCTATTGCTTTAATTAAAAAGTATCATAATTATGATAGTACTTTATATCTTACTGCATTTATAATGCTTCTAGGCGTTATCGTTTTATATATAAATAAAAATAAGGAGAAAAAATATGCCAGTAATTAA
- a CDS encoding DEAD/DEAH box helicase → MQKQAIPVLLNKKDLIAAAKSGTGKTAAFLLPMLEQLKEEIDYNKKRVPRVLIIVPTRELVNQIARNISNYSRHLNIKHAVSYGGVSNKLQAEKIKKGVDIIVATPGRLLDHVENKILSISSINRVILDEADTILEMGFIEEVKRILAQVSQYRQISMFSATISQNVKKLAKEFLNKPTVVELTNVRQRVDSIEHTAYKIDSFKKIEMLSFLIGSKNYHKVLVFVNTKKIADEITQQFNLDGLSTLCIHGDIKQPARARALRDFKSDKIRVLVATDIAGRGIDIEDLPYVVNFELPLSTDDFTHRVGRTARAGKTGQAITLVCANEYKQLEKIEKDLMITIKRLVLDEYELTEKQPRLFKKKKKKLTEKKNITKPVKKATSKKTTKRDSNRNFRGK, encoded by the coding sequence ATTCAAAAACAAGCAATACCTGTTTTATTAAATAAAAAAGATTTAATTGCTGCTGCTAAAAGTGGTACAGGAAAAACTGCTGCTTTTTTACTACCTATGTTAGAACAATTAAAAGAAGAGATTGATTACAATAAAAAAAGAGTTCCAAGAGTTCTTATAATTGTACCAACAAGGGAACTTGTAAATCAAATTGCTAGAAATATATCAAACTATTCAAGACATTTAAATATAAAACATGCAGTTTCATATGGTGGTGTTAGCAATAAACTTCAAGCAGAAAAAATCAAAAAAGGTGTTGATATTATAGTTGCAACACCAGGAAGATTACTAGATCATGTAGAAAATAAGATATTAAGTATTTCAAGTATAAATAGAGTTATATTAGATGAAGCAGATACAATCTTAGAAATGGGATTTATTGAGGAAGTAAAAAGAATACTTGCACAAGTTAGCCAATATAGACAAATTTCAATGTTTTCTGCAACTATTTCACAAAATGTAAAAAAACTTGCTAAAGAGTTTTTAAATAAGCCAACAGTTGTTGAATTAACAAATGTAAGACAAAGAGTAGATTCAATAGAACACACTGCATACAAAATAGATAGTTTTAAGAAAATAGAGATGCTTTCATTTTTAATTGGTTCAAAAAACTATCATAAAGTTTTAGTTTTCGTAAATACAAAAAAAATAGCAGATGAAATCACACAACAGTTTAACCTAGATGGATTATCAACACTTTGTATTCATGGAGATATCAAACAACCTGCAAGAGCAAGAGCTTTAAGAGATTTCAAAAGTGATAAAATTAGAGTTTTAGTAGCAACTGATATTGCAGGAAGAGGTATTGATATAGAAGATTTACCTTATGTCGTAAATTTTGAGTTACCTTTAAGTACTGATGATTTTACACATAGAGTAGGAAGAACAGCAAGAGCTGGCAAAACTGGTCAAGCTATTACTTTAGTTTGTGCAAATGAGTATAAACAACTTGAAAAGATTGAAAAAGATTTAATGATTACAATCAAAAGATTAGTTTTAGATGAATATGAATTAACAGAGAAACAACCAAGACTTTTCAAAAAGAAAAAAAAGAAATTAACAGAAAAGAAAAATATTACAAAACCAGTAAAAAAAGCAACTTCTAAAAAAACTACAAAAAGAGATTCAAATAGAAACTTTAGAGGAAAATAG
- a CDS encoding ion transporter codes for MIKLFISSKKFQNFIATLIVINGIILGLATSKQIVQEYSSILTFLDNTIIAIFTIEIILRIYVHRLSFFKDPWSLFDFFVVAISLVPANEGLSILRVLRVLRLFRLLTVIPQMRTIIAALLGVIPGIASVSMVLLLFFYVFAIMATNLYGASFPQWFGTLGESMYTLFQVMTLESWSMGIARPIMELYPYAWVFFVIYILIVTFVMVNLFIGLIVDAIFTIKGEQKEEKSKELQEIELLKEQVQELKQILLKKSENDNT; via the coding sequence TTGATTAAGTTATTTATTTCATCAAAAAAGTTCCAAAACTTTATTGCTACATTGATTGTAATCAATGGAATTATTTTAGGTTTAGCTACTTCAAAACAAATTGTTCAAGAGTATTCAAGTATTCTTACTTTTTTAGATAATACTATTATTGCTATTTTTACAATTGAGATAATTCTTCGTATATATGTGCATAGATTGAGTTTTTTTAAAGATCCTTGGAGTTTATTTGATTTTTTTGTAGTTGCAATATCTTTAGTTCCTGCAAATGAAGGTTTATCAATATTAAGAGTACTTAGAGTATTAAGGCTTTTTAGATTATTAACTGTAATTCCTCAAATGAGAACAATTATAGCAGCACTACTTGGTGTTATTCCTGGAATTGCTTCTGTTTCAATGGTCTTATTATTGTTCTTTTATGTATTTGCTATTATGGCAACTAATCTTTATGGAGCTAGTTTTCCCCAATGGTTTGGAACTTTAGGTGAGAGTATGTATACACTTTTTCAAGTAATGACATTGGAGAGTTGGTCAATGGGAATAGCAAGGCCTATAATGGAACTATATCCTTATGCTTGGGTATTTTTTGTAATTTATATATTAATTGTAACTTTTGTAATGGTAAATTTATTTATTGGACTTATTGTAGATGCTATTTTTACAATTAAAGGTGAGCAAAAGGAAGAAAAGTCTAAAGAGTTACAAGAAATAGAGCTTTTAAAAGAACAAGTGCAAGAATTAAAACAAATCTTATTAAAAAAGAGTGAAAATGATAATACTTGA